A genomic region of Alicyclobacillus sp. SO9 contains the following coding sequences:
- the dut gene encoding dUTP diphosphatase, whose amino-acid sequence MAVNRDATMRVNYKIVSDNFRDSFLPAYKTSGAAGMDLHACIDEALEISPMQRVRIPTGIALQLPTPQTVGLVYARSGLAWKHGVGLPNGVGVIDSDYTGEIQVLLVNFGENTVQISPGDRIAQIVFAPVHTVSLVQTPEFSKTERGSRGFGSTGVGAED is encoded by the coding sequence GTGGCAGTGAACCGTGACGCTACGATGCGAGTGAACTATAAGATTGTATCGGATAATTTCAGAGACAGCTTTTTGCCCGCATATAAAACGTCAGGTGCGGCAGGAATGGACCTTCATGCCTGCATCGATGAAGCACTCGAAATCTCTCCAATGCAGCGAGTTCGCATTCCGACAGGCATTGCTCTGCAACTGCCAACCCCGCAGACGGTAGGCCTTGTCTACGCCAGAAGCGGCCTCGCCTGGAAGCATGGTGTAGGACTGCCAAACGGGGTTGGTGTGATTGACAGTGACTACACAGGGGAGATTCAAGTGCTGTTGGTCAATTTCGGAGAGAATACGGTGCAGATTTCACCAGGGGACAGAATTGCACAAATTGTCTTTGCTCCGGTCCACACTGTGTCTTTGGTGCAGACTCCTGAGTTTTCCAAAACGGAACGAGGAAGTCGCGGTTTTGGTTCAACGGGGGTCGGTGCAGAGGACTGA
- a CDS encoding IS110 family transposase gives MQQKQNQRIQQITDATIIVGADIAKQTHVARAIDFRGIELGKECVFNNDDEGLTKLVTWMKELQRLHGKTDVVFGVEPTGHYWFPLGAFMQGLSVRFVLVNPHHVNKSKELEDNSPTKNDYKDAKVIANLVKDGKYTEPKLPTGIYADLRILMNLREKVVVNLGQVQMRIQNWLDRFFPEYTQVFKDWEGKTSLITLRKSPFPQDLVSLGASEIVGQWKRGGVKRAVGMKRATRLVSTAKKSIGLKEGLTAARLELMALLEQYEMFTRQRDEIMAQVEQLLNQIPGTEEMLSVPGMGVTTLAGFLAEVGDLRGYDHGQQIIRLAGLNLKENSSGKRKGKTGISKRGRSRLRALLFRAILPMVAKNAEFKALHDYYTTRTCNPLKRKQSLIALCGKLIRVLHTLGTKQVQYNAEDLLGPLRRSQLQVAA, from the coding sequence ATCCAACAGAAGCAAAATCAACGAATTCAACAAATTACCGACGCTACCATCATTGTGGGAGCCGACATTGCGAAGCAAACCCATGTGGCGAGAGCCATTGACTTCCGTGGAATTGAGCTCGGTAAAGAGTGTGTTTTTAACAATGACGATGAGGGCCTGACGAAACTCGTAACGTGGATGAAGGAGTTGCAACGGCTGCACGGCAAGACGGATGTCGTCTTTGGTGTTGAGCCGACCGGACACTACTGGTTTCCGTTAGGTGCCTTCATGCAAGGCTTGAGCGTTCGATTCGTGCTAGTGAATCCGCACCACGTCAACAAGAGCAAAGAGTTGGAAGATAACTCGCCAACGAAGAACGACTACAAGGATGCCAAGGTTATTGCGAATCTCGTCAAGGACGGCAAGTACACCGAGCCTAAACTCCCAACAGGTATCTATGCGGATTTACGAATCCTCATGAACCTGAGAGAGAAGGTCGTGGTGAATCTGGGGCAAGTGCAAATGCGGATTCAGAACTGGCTCGACCGGTTCTTTCCGGAATACACCCAGGTGTTTAAGGACTGGGAAGGTAAGACGTCACTCATCACACTGCGTAAGTCTCCGTTTCCACAGGACCTCGTCTCACTCGGCGCCAGCGAGATTGTGGGTCAGTGGAAAAGGGGCGGTGTGAAGCGGGCTGTCGGTATGAAGCGAGCAACACGGCTTGTGAGTACCGCTAAAAAGTCTATTGGTCTGAAAGAGGGGCTTACGGCAGCTCGGTTGGAACTAATGGCTTTGCTAGAACAGTATGAGATGTTCACTCGGCAGCGTGATGAAATCATGGCTCAGGTGGAGCAACTGCTGAACCAGATTCCAGGCACTGAAGAGATGCTGAGCGTACCAGGGATGGGTGTCACCACACTTGCCGGATTCCTGGCTGAAGTGGGCGACCTACGGGGATACGACCATGGACAGCAGATTATCCGGCTCGCTGGACTGAATCTGAAAGAGAACAGTTCTGGCAAGAGGAAAGGGAAAACAGGAATCTCGAAGCGGGGTCGCTCCCGGCTCAGGGCACTACTCTTTCGAGCCATATTGCCGATGGTTGCCAAGAACGCCGAGTTCAAGGCGTTGCACGATTATTACACGACCCGAACGTGCAATCCCTTGAAGAGGAAACAGTCACTGATTGCGCTGTGTGGAAAACTCATTCGTGTTCTACACACATTGGGGACAAAGCAAGTTCAGTACAACGCTGAGGATTTACTGGGGCCACTTCGGAGGTCCCAACTACAGGTGGCAGCTTAA
- the dpsA gene encoding dipicolinate synthase subunit DpsA: MLTGRHLLFVGGDARQLEVISQVSDYDATATLVGLDDADFPFADGVSHSELNPEVFAQADALVLPVAGTDDKGSVSSQFCSEPIVLREAHFAAMRPGSFVFSGIARPYLEEQCQSHGLNLIKLMELDEVAILNSIPTAEGALCMAMKETDITIHSALCTVLGFGRVGQTLARTLHALGAKVQVVSNSPAQLARIKEMGLRPIPIEELEHEVDTEDVIFNTIPTLVLTASVLRVMKQSVVIIDIASKPGGTDFRYAERRKLKALLVPSLPGQVAPKTAGKIIAKTLSRILSVSDF; encoded by the coding sequence GTGTTGACTGGACGGCATTTACTGTTTGTGGGCGGCGATGCGCGACAATTGGAGGTCATTTCCCAAGTTAGTGACTACGACGCAACGGCCACACTCGTAGGGCTTGATGATGCTGATTTTCCCTTTGCAGACGGTGTCAGCCATTCGGAGTTAAACCCAGAAGTGTTTGCTCAGGCAGATGCACTGGTTTTACCTGTGGCTGGCACTGATGATAAAGGGAGTGTTAGCAGTCAATTCTGTTCTGAACCTATTGTATTGAGAGAAGCACACTTTGCAGCGATGCGGCCTGGTAGTTTTGTGTTTTCTGGGATTGCCAGACCGTACCTGGAGGAACAATGTCAATCTCACGGTCTCAACCTGATTAAACTGATGGAACTGGACGAAGTTGCCATTCTAAACTCCATCCCCACCGCCGAAGGTGCCTTATGTATGGCGATGAAGGAGACTGACATTACAATCCACAGTGCTTTGTGCACAGTGCTAGGGTTTGGACGGGTAGGTCAAACACTGGCTCGCACGCTCCATGCACTAGGCGCCAAGGTGCAAGTTGTGTCCAACTCTCCAGCTCAATTAGCTCGCATTAAGGAAATGGGTCTGCGGCCAATACCGATTGAAGAACTGGAACACGAAGTCGACACAGAAGATGTGATTTTCAATACAATTCCTACTCTGGTCTTGACGGCTAGCGTGCTCCGCGTCATGAAGCAGAGTGTTGTCATCATTGACATTGCTTCAAAACCTGGCGGTACAGATTTTCGCTACGCGGAACGGCGAAAACTGAAGGCGCTTTTGGTGCCGAGTTTACCGGGCCAGGTGGCCCCGAAGACGGCGGGCAAAATTATTGCCAAGACGCTGTCGAGAATTCTGAGCGTATCTGATTTTTAG
- a CDS encoding dipicolinate synthase subunit B, whose translation MDFTGKTIGFAMTGSHCTYAEVVPEIERLVSLGADVVPIFSSTVMSVSTRFGEAGEWADKVEKITDKTAICTIPEAEPLGPSKQLDALIIAPCTGSSLSRLANAQTDSAVLMAAKATMRNNRPVILAISTNDALGLNSYNLAKLLNMKNIFFVPFGQDSPHVKMNSLVSLMRLIPDACEAAMTGQQLQPLLIERWREERK comes from the coding sequence ATGGATTTTACAGGAAAGACTATCGGTTTTGCGATGACGGGATCACATTGTACGTATGCGGAAGTGGTCCCGGAAATAGAGAGGTTGGTCAGTCTGGGTGCTGATGTTGTGCCAATTTTCTCCAGCACCGTCATGAGCGTGTCGACTCGTTTTGGCGAGGCAGGAGAATGGGCTGATAAAGTTGAAAAAATTACAGACAAGACCGCCATCTGCACGATTCCGGAAGCCGAGCCGCTTGGACCGTCAAAGCAACTGGACGCCCTCATCATAGCGCCGTGTACCGGCAGTTCCTTGAGTCGCCTGGCGAATGCCCAAACCGACTCTGCTGTTTTGATGGCGGCGAAAGCAACCATGAGAAACAACCGCCCGGTCATTTTGGCCATTTCTACAAATGACGCGTTGGGTCTCAACTCTTATAACCTGGCAAAGCTGCTTAATATGAAAAATATTTTCTTTGTTCCGTTTGGCCAGGATTCACCTCATGTTAAAATGAACTCATTAGTCTCACTCATGCGTCTGATTCCAGACGCGTGTGAAGCGGCCATGACGGGACAGCAACTTCAGCCTCTATTGATTGAACGGTGGCGTGAAGAGCGCAAATAG
- the dapA gene encoding 4-hydroxy-tetrahydrodipicolinate synthase: MDYGRLVTAMVTPFTESGELDELGIRRIVNHLLETGTTAIVAAGTTGESPTLTHSEKLRLFQLTVEAVNKRVPVIAGTGSNDTKSAVELSQEAAAVGVDGLLQVSPYYNKPSQEGLYQHFKTVAEAVNLPIMLYNIPGRCGVNIDVDTVLRLAQIPNITSIKEASGNFSYIAELAAKKSDDFLMYSGDDKFTLPIMSLGGYGVVSVAAHVVGQEMTAMIDAFLTGDTAEAAVWNGRLMPMFTTLFKTSNPSPLKAALRMMNVDAGPLRLPLVEAPVEVQNLLKEELERLGKMQLPV, translated from the coding sequence ATGGATTATGGGCGACTGGTAACTGCAATGGTAACGCCCTTTACGGAAAGCGGGGAATTGGATGAGTTGGGCATCAGAAGGATAGTAAACCACCTTCTGGAGACTGGAACCACAGCCATTGTTGCTGCTGGTACGACGGGAGAATCCCCGACCCTTACTCATTCGGAAAAACTGCGTCTGTTTCAACTGACGGTTGAAGCGGTCAACAAGAGAGTACCTGTGATAGCCGGGACTGGCAGTAATGACACGAAATCAGCGGTCGAATTGTCACAGGAGGCTGCAGCGGTGGGTGTGGACGGTTTGCTGCAGGTCTCACCGTACTATAATAAGCCTTCACAAGAAGGGTTGTATCAGCATTTTAAGACGGTGGCGGAAGCTGTCAATCTACCCATCATGCTCTACAACATCCCGGGCCGCTGCGGCGTAAATATTGACGTTGATACGGTCTTGCGTTTGGCTCAGATACCGAATATTACGTCCATTAAAGAAGCCAGCGGGAACTTCTCCTACATCGCCGAACTGGCCGCCAAGAAGTCTGATGATTTCTTGATGTACAGCGGAGATGACAAGTTCACACTCCCGATTATGTCGCTGGGAGGTTACGGTGTCGTCAGTGTTGCTGCTCATGTTGTTGGCCAAGAGATGACAGCAATGATTGATGCGTTCCTGACAGGCGATACTGCAGAGGCTGCAGTCTGGAACGGTCGTTTGATGCCAATGTTTACAACGCTGTTTAAGACAAGTAACCCCAGCCCCTTGAAAGCCGCTTTAAGGATGATGAATGTGGATGCAGGTCCTTTACGTCTGCCCTTGGTAGAGGCTCCTGTTGAAGTTCAGAACTTGCTCAAGGAAGAACTGGAGCGACTCGGGAAGATGCAGCTACCCGTGTAG
- the dapG gene encoding aspartate kinase — MNIVVQKFGGTSLATPQTRTAALEHVEDAVQNNKQVVVVVSAMGRKGDPYATDSLLGVLDESLGTSPRDRDMLMACGESISAVVFAGMLRSKGHEVTVLSGPQAGIITNNDYGNARILEIRTARILDAVKEGQIVVVTGFQGMTPDGDTTTLGRGGSDTSATALGVALDAEYVDIFTDVDGIMTADPRIVNEAQKIKRMTYTEICNLAYQGAKVIHPRAVEIAMQKNIPVRVRSTRSKDLGTLVTSGFEALEHNVLSDRQVTGVAHTAPVTQIQLRQEGIGQVDVFSPLAAHGVSLDVILVSPDLIMFTVGQAETEEAEKVLSSMNLSPVIVRDCAKISAVGAGMAGVPGVMARIAEALKTYDVQMLQSSDSHASISVIVPLAKLEAGIRALHEAFGLSANH; from the coding sequence ATGAACATTGTTGTACAGAAATTTGGCGGTACTTCACTGGCTACTCCACAAACGCGAACGGCCGCCTTGGAACATGTCGAAGACGCTGTTCAGAATAACAAGCAAGTCGTAGTTGTCGTATCAGCTATGGGAAGAAAAGGTGATCCCTATGCGACCGATTCCCTCCTCGGTGTACTGGATGAGTCGTTAGGGACATCGCCGCGCGACAGAGATATGCTGATGGCTTGCGGTGAATCCATTTCGGCTGTGGTATTTGCGGGTATGCTGCGGTCCAAAGGTCATGAAGTCACAGTACTGAGCGGGCCTCAGGCTGGTATTATTACGAACAATGACTACGGTAATGCACGAATCCTAGAGATTCGTACAGCACGTATTCTTGATGCCGTAAAAGAGGGCCAAATCGTTGTGGTAACCGGCTTTCAGGGAATGACGCCGGATGGAGATACCACCACTCTGGGGCGCGGCGGCAGCGATACTTCAGCTACGGCTTTGGGCGTGGCTTTGGACGCAGAATATGTGGACATTTTTACAGATGTAGACGGGATTATGACAGCAGATCCTCGGATTGTGAACGAAGCGCAGAAAATTAAACGAATGACCTATACAGAAATCTGCAATCTCGCGTATCAAGGGGCAAAAGTCATCCATCCGCGGGCTGTAGAAATCGCTATGCAGAAAAACATTCCAGTGCGTGTTCGGAGTACGCGATCGAAGGATTTGGGGACACTCGTCACCAGCGGCTTTGAAGCGCTTGAACACAATGTACTTTCAGACCGACAGGTGACCGGTGTGGCTCATACAGCTCCTGTCACGCAGATTCAACTGCGTCAAGAAGGCATTGGCCAAGTGGACGTCTTCTCGCCCTTAGCGGCTCATGGAGTCAGCCTGGACGTGATTTTGGTGTCACCTGACTTAATCATGTTTACGGTTGGCCAAGCAGAAACTGAGGAAGCAGAAAAGGTACTCTCCAGTATGAATTTGAGTCCCGTGATTGTCAGGGACTGTGCCAAGATAAGTGCAGTGGGTGCGGGTATGGCAGGTGTCCCAGGTGTTATGGCGAGGATTGCAGAAGCCCTTAAAACCTATGATGTCCAAATGCTGCAGTCATCTGACTCTCACGCAAGTATTTCTGTAATTGTTCCCCTGGCAAAGCTGGAAGCAGGCATTCGGGCTTTGCATGAAGCGTTTGGCTTAAGCGCTAACCATTAA
- a CDS encoding aspartate-semialdehyde dehydrogenase, translating into MKKKQEYTVAVLGATGAVGRAMIQTLERRDFPVGKLVLLASPRSAGETITFCGEELTVEAAGETSFQGVDIALFSAGATASKEFAPIAVNSGAVVIDNSSAFRMDAEVPLVVPEANSQEAFHHNGIIANPNCSTIQLMVAVKPLLDLGLERIAVSTYQAVSGMGQKGISGLEDELAGMKETTAFPVASLPYHYPMAGNVLAQCDVFLDNGYTKEEMKLVNESRKILSLPNLEVVPTAVRVPVVYGHAESVELRFKDAVTAASVRERLQDAPGVVVADNPGEGVFPHPKMAQGSTDTYVGRIRQSLGDDKTVLMFVVADNLLKGAAWNAVQIAELLAGLPFTSRA; encoded by the coding sequence TTGAAAAAGAAGCAGGAGTATACTGTTGCCGTATTAGGAGCGACGGGAGCGGTCGGCAGAGCAATGATCCAAACACTGGAACGGCGTGATTTTCCCGTTGGTAAACTTGTTTTGCTGGCGTCTCCGAGATCGGCGGGTGAAACAATTACTTTTTGCGGTGAGGAACTAACCGTTGAAGCAGCAGGCGAGACGTCCTTTCAGGGTGTCGACATTGCCTTGTTTAGCGCCGGGGCAACAGCGAGCAAGGAGTTTGCACCGATAGCTGTCAACAGCGGCGCAGTTGTGATTGATAACAGCAGCGCTTTTCGGATGGACGCAGAAGTACCGCTGGTTGTCCCAGAGGCCAATTCTCAGGAGGCTTTTCACCACAATGGCATTATTGCCAACCCCAACTGTTCCACAATCCAACTGATGGTTGCTGTCAAGCCGTTATTAGACTTGGGACTCGAACGAATCGCTGTGTCGACGTATCAAGCTGTAAGCGGGATGGGACAAAAGGGGATATCCGGCCTCGAAGACGAGTTGGCAGGAATGAAGGAGACAACGGCTTTTCCGGTAGCATCGTTGCCATATCACTACCCCATGGCTGGCAATGTTCTCGCACAATGTGATGTGTTTTTGGACAATGGCTATACCAAAGAGGAAATGAAACTTGTCAACGAGTCACGCAAAATACTTTCTCTTCCAAATCTTGAAGTTGTGCCGACGGCTGTCCGAGTACCTGTGGTCTACGGTCATGCGGAAAGCGTGGAACTCCGGTTTAAAGACGCGGTGACGGCAGCGAGTGTACGGGAACGGCTTCAGGATGCTCCTGGAGTTGTGGTGGCGGACAATCCTGGTGAGGGTGTGTTTCCTCATCCCAAGATGGCACAAGGGAGCACAGATACCTACGTGGGCCGGATACGCCAATCACTTGGAGACGACAAGACGGTTCTGATGTTCGTAGTGGCTGACAACCTGTTAAAGGGAGCTGCCTGGAATGCGGTGCAGATTGCAGAGTTACTAGCAGGTCTTCCTTTTACTTCTAGAGCATAA
- a CDS encoding ribonuclease J — MAKRKKLSIIPLGGVGEIGKNMTAYCYGNDIIVVDAGLKFPEEEMLGIDIVIPDISYLLENKDKVRGIFLTHGHEDHIGGLPYVLKSLNVPVYGTKLTLGLVSGKLKEHGLSDTVQLNEIDSKSRIQVGSFTVSFFYVNHSIPDSGGFAINTPEGLVVHTGDFKVDHTPVDGRHADLNKLAEYGDKGVLALVADSTNAERPGFTPSERSVGKTIDDIVAKTDGRLILATFASNIHRLQQVILSAEKYGRKVAVIGRSMVNNIQTAIDLGYLEIEPSTLIDPDDINKVPAEKLIILSTGSQGEPMSALTRMARNAHRKVEIYPGDTVVLASSPIPGNELSISRTIDQLFRIGANVIYQGVHVSGHGSQEELKLMLNLVRPQYFVPVHGEFRMQRRHAMLAEETGVEPENVFILDLGDVLEFENKEAHLGAKISAGMVMIDGLGVGDVGNIVLRDRKLLSQDGILVVVVTLGKTTGAILSGPDIISRGFVYVRESEALLEEASKLVENTLGKLVAENVSEWSSLKTAVRDTLGRFLYEQTRRRPMILPIIMEV; from the coding sequence TTGGCAAAGAGGAAGAAATTATCAATAATTCCACTAGGTGGGGTTGGCGAGATCGGGAAAAACATGACCGCCTACTGCTACGGGAATGACATTATTGTTGTGGATGCAGGTCTGAAGTTTCCAGAAGAAGAAATGCTTGGCATTGATATAGTGATACCGGATATTTCCTATCTGTTGGAGAACAAAGACAAGGTTCGCGGCATCTTTCTGACACATGGTCATGAAGACCATATCGGGGGACTGCCATATGTTCTGAAAAGCTTGAACGTGCCGGTTTACGGCACCAAGTTGACGTTGGGTCTCGTTTCCGGAAAGCTGAAGGAACACGGCTTGTCTGATACAGTGCAGTTAAACGAGATTGACAGTAAATCGAGAATTCAGGTTGGTTCCTTTACGGTGTCGTTTTTTTACGTTAATCACAGCATCCCGGATTCTGGCGGGTTTGCGATTAATACGCCGGAGGGTCTGGTGGTGCACACGGGTGACTTCAAGGTGGACCATACGCCTGTTGACGGTCGACACGCAGATTTAAACAAATTAGCCGAATATGGGGACAAGGGTGTTCTTGCACTAGTTGCCGACAGTACGAATGCAGAACGTCCCGGGTTTACGCCTTCTGAACGATCCGTTGGCAAAACCATTGATGACATTGTCGCAAAGACGGACGGCCGCCTTATTTTGGCAACATTTGCGTCGAACATTCACAGGTTGCAACAGGTTATCCTGTCGGCGGAAAAGTATGGGCGTAAAGTTGCGGTCATTGGTCGCAGCATGGTGAATAACATCCAGACAGCCATCGATTTAGGGTATTTGGAAATTGAGCCAAGCACTTTAATCGACCCTGACGACATCAACAAGGTTCCAGCTGAAAAGCTGATTATCCTTTCAACGGGATCGCAAGGCGAACCGATGTCTGCGTTGACTCGGATGGCGAGAAATGCGCACCGGAAGGTGGAGATTTACCCCGGAGACACAGTGGTTTTGGCAAGTTCGCCAATCCCCGGAAATGAATTGTCGATTTCTCGCACAATCGATCAATTATTCCGGATTGGTGCAAACGTCATTTATCAAGGTGTTCACGTATCGGGTCACGGCAGCCAGGAAGAACTGAAACTGATGCTGAATTTGGTCCGTCCTCAGTATTTCGTTCCGGTTCACGGTGAATTTCGCATGCAGCGCAGACATGCAATGCTGGCAGAAGAAACCGGGGTTGAGCCTGAGAACGTATTTATTCTCGACTTGGGCGATGTCCTGGAGTTCGAAAATAAGGAGGCTCACCTGGGTGCCAAGATTTCAGCCGGTATGGTGATGATTGACGGTCTGGGTGTGGGCGATGTTGGAAATATCGTCTTGCGGGATCGGAAGTTATTGTCACAGGATGGCATCTTGGTAGTCGTTGTCACTCTAGGGAAGACGACCGGCGCGATTCTTTCCGGGCCAGACATTATCTCTCGCGGATTTGTCTATGTTCGTGAATCTGAAGCGCTTTTGGAAGAGGCAAGCAAACTTGTTGAAAATACCCTTGGCAAACTGGTTGCTGAAAACGTCAGTGAGTGGTCATCCTTGAAGACAGCGGTCAGAGACACCCTGGGGCGCTTCTTGTATGAGCAAACGCGTCGGCGGCCTATGATTCTGCCGATTATCATGGAAGTTTGA
- a CDS encoding pitrilysin family protein, protein MTYRRQLRNGVRIVGEHIPNLRSVSIGVWIGTGSRYETRENNGISHFLEHMLFKGTERRSARQLASAFDAIGGQVNAFTAKEYTCFYAKVLDEHFDTAADTLSDMLFQSTFDNMEMDKEKKVVIEEIRMYEDTPDELVMDLLAENVYMDHPLGYTILGQEDNLKGFSRSDILQYVADRYRPENVVIAVAGNVSEADTMEIMERYFDRDFPQPHITLSSRIERPSFKTGVNVRIKDTEQVHLSLASQGIEAGDPRLYALILLNNALGSAPSSRLFQEIREERGMAYSVFSFHSAYRDCGMFGVYAGTSPEYVDEVLSLIHSSCDDVAKTGLTDEELKQGKEQVKGSMMLSLESTSSRMSRLGKNELVLNREITLDETLAGINEVTNEDIISVARDVLGKKFAIAAVGPVDNVEFNKWQ, encoded by the coding sequence GTGACTTACCGTCGTCAGCTTAGAAACGGAGTACGCATTGTGGGTGAACATATTCCCAACTTGCGTTCAGTCAGTATAGGGGTCTGGATAGGAACGGGATCGCGGTATGAAACTCGTGAAAATAACGGCATCAGCCATTTCCTTGAACACATGCTGTTTAAAGGAACCGAACGGCGTTCTGCGAGGCAGTTAGCCAGTGCTTTCGATGCAATTGGCGGCCAAGTCAACGCTTTTACTGCGAAGGAATATACCTGTTTTTACGCAAAGGTGCTTGATGAGCACTTTGATACTGCGGCAGATACGCTGTCGGATATGTTGTTTCAGTCGACCTTTGACAATATGGAAATGGATAAGGAGAAAAAGGTCGTCATTGAAGAAATTAGGATGTATGAAGATACACCTGATGAGTTGGTCATGGACTTATTGGCAGAGAACGTTTACATGGATCATCCTTTAGGCTATACCATTCTTGGGCAAGAAGACAATCTCAAAGGATTCTCGAGAAGCGACATACTGCAGTATGTTGCAGACAGGTATCGTCCAGAAAACGTAGTCATTGCGGTGGCAGGAAATGTTTCCGAAGCGGATACCATGGAGATTATGGAGCGGTATTTTGATAGAGATTTCCCACAACCGCACATCACATTGTCTTCCCGGATTGAGAGGCCCAGCTTCAAGACGGGTGTCAATGTCCGCATAAAGGACACGGAACAAGTCCATCTGTCCTTGGCTTCACAAGGAATCGAAGCAGGCGACCCGCGGTTATATGCACTGATTCTACTAAACAATGCTCTCGGCAGCGCCCCTAGTTCACGCCTGTTTCAGGAAATTAGAGAAGAACGAGGGATGGCATACTCGGTATTTTCGTTTCATTCCGCTTACCGGGACTGCGGAATGTTCGGTGTCTACGCCGGAACGTCCCCCGAGTACGTTGACGAAGTCTTGTCGTTGATTCACTCCTCATGTGACGACGTGGCAAAAACAGGTCTCACAGATGAGGAACTGAAGCAAGGTAAAGAACAGGTGAAGGGCTCAATGATGTTGAGTCTGGAAAGTACGAGCAGCCGAATGAGTCGTCTCGGTAAAAATGAACTCGTGCTCAACCGAGAGATTACATTGGACGAAACGCTAGCGGGGATTAATGAAGTGACAAATGAGGACATTATTTCTGTGGCAAGAGACGTACTTGGCAAAAAGTTTGCTATTGCTGCTGTAGGTCCTGTTGACAATGTGGAGTTTAACAAGTGGCAGTGA
- a CDS encoding polysaccharide deacetylase family protein, with product MRTRFRTRQRIGLGLGLAVSLALVLTLVLQQCGAGAVQGAVRSNKTPDWADIAEELNQQPVNAKFDRIWQAVPGLNGWKLEIDKSRALTQRDKDGRVHLVWAPVMPETDLNDIQTAPIYRGPKQEKSATLMFNVSWGEEHVPQILSVLKENGIKATFFLDGAWVRDNPTLAAQVAEYGEDIGSHGIGHKDFKKLSNVQLGNQLDTSAKVIADKTHAKVRLIAPPAGSYDQRLVKVASARHMKVILWTVDTIDWRRPPSAQIVHRVDRRIQPGSLILMHPTASTARALPQVIHDLKEKGYVFKTVSQVVSEQSVIHPPSVLKDPL from the coding sequence ATGAGGACACGTTTCAGAACAAGGCAACGCATCGGATTGGGACTCGGCCTCGCTGTCAGTCTTGCTCTTGTTCTCACACTTGTTTTACAGCAATGCGGCGCGGGAGCGGTTCAGGGAGCGGTCAGGTCCAATAAGACGCCTGATTGGGCAGATATTGCCGAGGAACTCAACCAGCAGCCCGTCAATGCGAAGTTCGATAGAATCTGGCAGGCTGTTCCCGGTCTAAACGGCTGGAAACTGGAGATCGATAAGAGCCGCGCGCTGACCCAAAGGGACAAAGACGGTCGTGTTCACCTTGTCTGGGCACCTGTGATGCCCGAGACAGACTTGAACGATATTCAGACGGCGCCTATTTACAGGGGTCCAAAGCAGGAAAAGTCGGCAACACTCATGTTTAATGTATCTTGGGGTGAAGAACATGTGCCGCAAATTCTCAGCGTTTTGAAAGAAAATGGAATCAAGGCAACGTTCTTTCTCGACGGGGCGTGGGTGAGAGACAATCCTACATTGGCTGCGCAGGTAGCAGAGTATGGAGAGGATATTGGGAGTCACGGAATTGGACACAAAGACTTCAAGAAATTGTCCAACGTCCAGCTAGGCAACCAACTGGACACTTCTGCGAAGGTCATTGCTGACAAAACTCACGCGAAAGTGCGTTTGATTGCTCCACCTGCAGGCTCTTATGACCAGCGGCTGGTAAAGGTTGCGTCTGCGCGTCACATGAAAGTGATTTTATGGACTGTGGATACTATCGACTGGCGGCGTCCTCCGTCGGCTCAAATTGTTCACAGGGTGGACAGGCGGATTCAACCGGGGTCTCTCATCTTGATGCATCCGACTGCTTCTACGGCAAGGGCTCTTCCACAAGTTATTCATGATTTAAAAGAGAAGGGTTATGTGTTTAAGACGGTTTCTCAGGTAGTATCTGAGCAATCTGTTATCCACCCGCCTTCGGTCTTGAAAGATCCATTGTAA